In Solanum pennellii chromosome 3, SPENNV200, a single window of DNA contains:
- the LOC107013836 gene encoding protein yippee-like isoform X1, with the protein MSIRMNHPFQRSKSLSARQEDKMESRKIMMSQLGTSRAHPTALTSRSCHCRHGKAYLFSKVVNVTSGEMEDRVMMTGLHTVADIFCVCCGSIVGWKYETAHEMSQKYKEGKSVLERFKICGPDGSHYSGSHDTHVAGSDTDDV; encoded by the exons ATGTCGATCCGCATGAATCATCCTTTCCAAAGAAGTAAATCTTTGTCTGCTAGGCAAGAGGATA agATGGAATCACGCAAAATTATGATGAGTCAGCTGGGAACTTCTAGAGCTCACCCCACTGCATTGACATCTAGA TCTTGCCACTGCAGACATGGGAAGGCTTACCTCTTCAGTAAAGT GGTGAATGTCACTTCTGGCGAGATGGAAGATAGAGTGATGATGACTGGTTTGCACACTGTGGCAGACATTTTCTGCGTCTGTTGTGGGTCAATTGTTGGATGGAAATAT GAGACCGCCCATGAGATGAGCCAAAAGTACAAAGAAGGAAAATCAGTACTTGAGCG GTTTAAGATTTGTGGCCCTGATGGAAGCCATTACTCGGGTAGTCATGATACTCATGTTGCAGGAAGTGATACTGATGATGTTTGA
- the LOC107013836 gene encoding protein yippee-like isoform X2, with the protein MGRLFVLTLEGKIYSCKHCGTHLALSENIVSKSCHCRHGKAYLFSKVVNVTSGEMEDRVMMTGLHTVADIFCVCCGSIVGWKYETAHEMSQKYKEGKSVLERFKICGPDGSHYSGSHDTHVAGSDTDDV; encoded by the exons ATGGGGAGATTATTTGTGTTGACTCTTGAAGGCAAGATCTACAGCTGCAAGCACTGTGGAACTCATCTTGCCCTTTCTGAAAACATTGTTTCCAAG TCTTGCCACTGCAGACATGGGAAGGCTTACCTCTTCAGTAAAGT GGTGAATGTCACTTCTGGCGAGATGGAAGATAGAGTGATGATGACTGGTTTGCACACTGTGGCAGACATTTTCTGCGTCTGTTGTGGGTCAATTGTTGGATGGAAATAT GAGACCGCCCATGAGATGAGCCAAAAGTACAAAGAAGGAAAATCAGTACTTGAGCG GTTTAAGATTTGTGGCCCTGATGGAAGCCATTACTCGGGTAGTCATGATACTCATGTTGCAGGAAGTGATACTGATGATGTTTGA
- the LOC107013835 gene encoding protein yippee-like produces MGRLFVLTLEGNIYSCKHCGTHLALSENIVSKSFRCRHGKAYLFSKVVNVTSGEMEDRVMMTGVHTVADIFCVCCGSIVGWKYETAHEMSQKYKEGKSVLERFKITGPDGSHYSASHDTHVAGSDADDV; encoded by the exons ATGGGGAGATTATTTGTGTTGACTCTTGAAGGCAACATCTACAGCTGCAAGCACTGTGGAACTCATCTTGCCCTTTCTGAAAACATTGTTTCCAAG TCTTTCCGCTGCAGACATGGGAAGGCTTATCTCTTCAGTAAAGT GGTGAATGTCACTTCTGGCGAGATGGAAGATAGAGTGATGATGACTGGTGTGCATACTGTGGCAGACATTTTCTGCGTCTGTTGTGGGTCAATTGTTGGATGGAAATAT GAGACCGCCCATGAGATGAGCCAAAAGTACAAAGAAGGAAAATCAGTGCTTGAGCG GTTTAAGATTACTGGCCCTGATGGAAGCCATTACTCGGCTAGTCATGATACTCATGTTGCAGGAAGTGATGCTGATGATGTTTGA